In one window of Verrucomicrobiia bacterium DNA:
- the efp gene encoding elongation factor P — protein MAVNANDLRKGMAIKHNNDTCVVLEVSHRTPGNLRAFVQATLRSVNTGKSLVQRFGSTEKVEEVMLNRSKLEFSYKDQNGYHFIDPQTYDTHTLQEDLISEAKDYLVENLSIEVLFIEDKAVSLELPSSVVLKVTESPEGIRGDSANNVMKTATMETGLQVQVPLFIKEGESLKIDTRTGAYMSRA, from the coding sequence ATGGCAGTTAACGCAAACGACCTTCGTAAAGGCATGGCAATTAAACATAACAATGACACCTGTGTGGTGTTGGAAGTTTCCCATCGCACTCCAGGCAATCTTCGCGCTTTTGTGCAAGCGACTTTACGCAGTGTGAATACAGGCAAATCGCTCGTGCAACGTTTCGGTAGCACAGAAAAAGTCGAAGAAGTTATGTTGAACCGAAGCAAATTAGAATTCAGTTACAAAGATCAAAATGGTTATCATTTTATCGATCCGCAAACCTATGATACTCACACGTTACAGGAAGATTTAATCAGCGAGGCCAAAGATTACCTCGTGGAAAATTTGAGTATTGAAGTGCTTTTTATTGAAGACAAAGCCGTCTCTTTAGAATTACCCTCAAGCGTGGTTTTAAAAGTGACCGAATCACCAGAAGGCATTCGAGGTGATTCTGCCAATAACGTCATGAAAACAGCCACCATGGAAACAGGTCTTCAAGTCCAAGTTCCTCTTTTCATCAAGGAAGGTGAATCACTCAAGATCGACACACGCACCGGCGCCTATATGAGTCGAGCTTAA
- a CDS encoding 2-isopropylmalate synthase codes for MSEKVRIFDTTLRDGEQCPGASMNNREKMEVARQLERLGVDIIEAGFPVISDGDFASVSQIAKEIRTPIIAGLARCVPKDIDAAGAALKAAGKRARIHVFLGTSKIHREFKFGKAQNEILRLAVEGVKRARTYVKDIEFSPEDASRTELDFLVKIVEAAISAGATTINMPDTVGYSTPEAYAHMFRYVIENAKGAKNAIFSTHCHNDLGLAVANSLAAVQAGARQVECTLNGIGERAGNAALEEVVMAIKTRPDIYQDVKTNIRTREIVKSSRLVSRMCSFLVQRNKAIVGENAFAHSAGIHQDGILKKRETYEIMDPHDVGWGDTELPLTKHSGRHAMVIRLKHLGYQLTEKEIDAVFVRFKEIGDRKKFVYDDDLAALIDDQVLETHETYALDYLNVTTGNKTIATATVRLKTGNEIKQDASTGDGPVDAALKTIDRITGKRGALKDYQLRAVTGGKDAVGEVTVKIDFGNHELITGKGASTDVIEASVRAYLNAVNRVLTQKMIKKKRAKGP; via the coding sequence ATGAGCGAAAAAGTTAGAATTTTTGATACCACCTTGCGCGATGGCGAGCAATGCCCAGGCGCAAGCATGAATAACCGTGAAAAAATGGAAGTAGCGCGACAACTCGAGCGCTTGGGAGTTGACATCATTGAAGCGGGTTTTCCAGTCATTAGCGATGGGGATTTCGCTTCAGTTTCTCAAATTGCTAAAGAAATTCGCACTCCTATTATCGCGGGATTGGCTCGTTGCGTTCCTAAAGACATCGACGCTGCGGGTGCTGCCTTAAAAGCGGCGGGAAAACGCGCGCGCATTCATGTGTTTCTTGGCACTTCCAAGATTCATCGCGAATTTAAATTTGGCAAGGCGCAAAACGAAATTTTGCGTTTAGCTGTGGAAGGCGTGAAACGCGCGCGCACTTATGTTAAAGATATTGAATTTTCACCAGAAGACGCCTCTCGAACGGAATTGGATTTTCTCGTGAAAATTGTGGAGGCTGCCATTTCTGCAGGTGCTACGACAATTAATATGCCAGACACCGTGGGTTATTCCACGCCAGAAGCTTACGCACACATGTTTCGCTATGTTATAGAAAATGCCAAAGGCGCAAAAAATGCTATTTTCAGCACGCATTGTCACAATGACTTAGGGTTAGCGGTCGCCAATTCTTTAGCCGCCGTGCAAGCAGGAGCGCGCCAAGTGGAGTGCACCCTTAACGGAATTGGCGAACGCGCCGGTAACGCAGCTTTGGAAGAAGTAGTCATGGCGATCAAAACGCGCCCGGATATTTATCAAGATGTCAAAACCAACATTCGCACTCGAGAAATTGTGAAATCGTCTCGTTTGGTTTCGCGCATGTGCAGCTTTTTGGTTCAACGCAATAAAGCTATCGTAGGCGAAAATGCTTTCGCACATAGTGCTGGAATTCATCAAGACGGTATTTTGAAAAAACGGGAAACGTATGAAATTATGGATCCTCACGACGTGGGGTGGGGTGATACAGAGTTGCCTTTGACCAAACACAGCGGTCGTCATGCCATGGTAATACGATTAAAACATTTAGGCTACCAACTCACAGAAAAAGAAATTGATGCGGTATTTGTGCGTTTCAAAGAAATCGGCGATCGCAAGAAATTTGTTTACGACGATGATTTGGCTGCATTGATTGACGATCAAGTTTTAGAAACGCACGAAACCTACGCTTTAGACTACTTGAACGTCACGACAGGCAATAAAACTATAGCTACTGCTACCGTGCGATTAAAAACGGGCAATGAAATTAAACAGGATGCAAGCACTGGCGATGGTCCTGTTGATGCGGCTTTAAAAACAATCGACCGCATCACAGGTAAACGTGGCGCATTAAAAGATTATCAGTTGCGCGCAGTCACCGGAGGCAAAGATGCTGTTGGTGAAGTCACCGTTAAAATTGATTTTGGTAATCACGAGCTTATCACGGGCAAAGGTGCGAGTACTGATGTAATCGAAGCCAGTGTTCGCGCTTATTTAAATGCGGTCAATCGCGTGCTCACCCAAAAAATGATAAAGAAGAAAAGGGCTAAAGGCCCTTAA
- a CDS encoding radical SAM protein — protein MKEGKVFKRRETNFEGIGFEAQPITRGGELRQEIFGNKIFVRGVIEVSNFCRQNCCYCGMRRENRDLNRYRLSLDQLRKIIFEQLPTSVTDINLQAGEDPVAVREIVLPLIREIKRETSLGVSVCLGTLDTSLYAELKEAGASYYILKLETGNASHYQQVQAPGNFERRLKTIRFLAETGWFVSSGFILGLPHQTQAYIEETLRLLSSLPLAGGSVSPFIPGDQTPYREEPVANLETVLQCLAWMRLKNPHWIIPAVSAMNLVGTQGYTKALKAGANLVTINLTPETQRNDYLLYKRNRFIMNEARVLKAIEQAHCEPSGESLTRFLKAKSNFSEVVAA, from the coding sequence ATGAAAGAAGGAAAAGTTTTTAAAAGGCGCGAAACTAATTTCGAAGGGATTGGTTTTGAAGCCCAGCCTATTACTCGAGGGGGTGAGCTGCGTCAGGAAATTTTTGGAAATAAAATTTTTGTGCGTGGGGTGATTGAAGTTTCTAATTTTTGTCGACAAAACTGTTGTTATTGCGGCATGCGACGTGAGAATCGCGATTTAAATCGTTATCGTCTTTCTCTTGATCAATTAAGAAAGATAATTTTTGAACAGTTGCCGACGAGCGTGACGGATATTAATTTGCAAGCGGGCGAGGATCCGGTTGCGGTTCGCGAAATTGTTCTTCCCTTGATTCGTGAAATTAAGAGAGAAACTTCTTTAGGTGTTAGCGTTTGTTTGGGCACTTTGGATACGAGTCTTTATGCGGAGCTGAAAGAGGCGGGAGCGAGTTATTACATTTTGAAATTGGAAACGGGTAATGCTTCGCATTATCAACAAGTTCAAGCGCCGGGTAATTTTGAACGACGTTTGAAAACGATTCGATTTTTAGCGGAAACGGGTTGGTTTGTTTCTTCGGGATTTATTTTGGGATTGCCGCACCAAACGCAAGCATATATCGAAGAAACGCTTCGTTTGCTTTCTTCATTACCTTTAGCCGGGGGGAGTGTTAGCCCTTTTATTCCGGGTGATCAAACACCTTATCGCGAAGAACCCGTGGCAAATTTAGAAACGGTTTTACAATGTTTGGCTTGGATGCGATTAAAAAATCCCCATTGGATTATTCCCGCGGTCAGCGCCATGAATCTTGTCGGAACTCAAGGCTATACTAAAGCACTAAAGGCTGGAGCAAATTTGGTGACCATTAATTTAACTCCAGAAACACAAAGGAATGATTATCTTCTTTATAAACGTAATCGCTTTATCATGAATGAGGCGCGTGTATTGAAAGCAATCGAACAGGCGCACTGCGAGCCTAGTGGCGAAAGCTTAACTCGATTTTTAAAAGCAAAATCGAATTTTTCCGAAGTTGTCGCCGCCTAA
- a CDS encoding NAD-dependent epimerase/dehydratase family protein — translation MAEQVLVTGGTGFIGRHLVRRLIEQGFAVRLFARSSQKVVSLFDKAVDVVEGDLESGVGMDRACQDVATIFHVAGIYRFGLRGRKKVLSVNVGGTEQIMQAAWRARVNQVVHLSSAGILSGPTRALTEKDYPYQIPKWSVYKFSKWRSEQIALNWAKRGLPVVIASAASPIGAEDERPTPTGQIIRDFLLRRFPCSCRAGLNFLDVQDLADGMIATGKKGRLGERYILAGENLWLQEFLGLLSKITGLPAPRWVLPWGLIMLGGMVGEAVSLMSQQGLRLNLETAWQAKNIQFFKTRKAHDELGWKPKIAMEESIKKSVTWFQQRLAQEFSGMEDWAVDRHVS, via the coding sequence ATGGCAGAGCAAGTTCTCGTAACGGGTGGTACAGGCTTTATTGGTCGACATTTAGTGCGTCGATTGATAGAGCAAGGTTTTGCCGTGCGCCTTTTTGCGCGCTCCTCTCAAAAGGTGGTTTCTCTTTTTGATAAGGCGGTGGACGTTGTGGAGGGTGATTTGGAGTCGGGTGTGGGAATGGATCGAGCATGTCAAGACGTAGCTACGATTTTTCATGTGGCTGGTATTTATCGATTTGGTTTACGAGGGCGTAAAAAGGTTTTATCGGTAAATGTAGGAGGAACGGAACAGATCATGCAAGCAGCTTGGCGAGCACGTGTAAATCAGGTGGTTCATTTAAGTTCTGCAGGAATTTTAAGTGGTCCTACACGGGCTTTAACCGAAAAAGATTATCCTTATCAAATTCCAAAATGGTCAGTGTATAAATTTTCCAAATGGCGCTCAGAGCAAATCGCTTTAAATTGGGCGAAACGCGGCTTGCCAGTAGTTATTGCTAGTGCGGCATCTCCGATTGGCGCTGAGGATGAAAGGCCGACTCCTACTGGACAAATCATTCGCGATTTTTTGTTGCGTCGCTTTCCTTGTTCTTGTCGTGCTGGACTTAACTTTTTGGATGTTCAAGATTTAGCAGATGGCATGATTGCTACGGGCAAAAAAGGACGTTTGGGAGAACGTTATATTTTGGCTGGAGAAAATTTGTGGTTGCAGGAATTTTTAGGTTTACTGTCAAAAATAACAGGATTACCAGCGCCCCGATGGGTTTTGCCTTGGGGTTTGATTATGTTGGGAGGAATGGTGGGGGAGGCGGTTAGTTTGATGAGTCAACAGGGATTGCGATTAAATCTGGAAACAGCCTGGCAAGCCAAGAATATTCAATTTTTCAAAACAAGAAAGGCGCATGATGAGTTGGGGTGGAAACCGAAAATAGCCATGGAAGAAAGTATTAAGAAATCGGTGACTTGGTTTCAACAACGTTTGGCTCAAGAATTTTCCGGTATGGAAGATTGGGCTGTGGATCGTCATGTCAGTTGA
- a CDS encoding ChbG/HpnK family deacetylase — protein sequence MSREIFFTADDFGLTSEVNAAILHAHYHGKLHGAALMMGQPATEEAITLARKTPSLQIGFHLHLNDSQPLTLQRWPWKQSPVKAGFAIGFSSKAREWVHHEIQQQWQAFQATQLPCAFINAHHHIHAHPYVYFTLLQIISPQFRGWIRLGKTQTFKNKANLPIVLMNQFFRLYKKFNFFRMTNTLWGVDRTFCMNPDEIRQTIVSLGDGLHEFIFHPRKIRNDLDTECLLALRSCSLV from the coding sequence ATGTCGAGAGAAATCTTTTTTACAGCAGACGATTTCGGATTAACTTCCGAAGTCAACGCTGCAATTCTCCATGCTCATTACCATGGCAAACTTCACGGAGCCGCACTCATGATGGGCCAACCCGCAACAGAAGAAGCCATCACTCTCGCTCGCAAAACACCTTCACTACAGATAGGATTTCATCTCCATCTTAACGATTCTCAACCTTTGACTTTGCAACGCTGGCCGTGGAAGCAATCACCGGTCAAAGCAGGTTTTGCCATCGGTTTCTCCTCAAAAGCCCGTGAATGGGTTCATCATGAAATCCAACAACAGTGGCAAGCTTTTCAAGCCACTCAATTACCCTGCGCTTTTATCAATGCTCATCATCATATTCATGCACATCCCTACGTCTATTTTACCTTACTACAAATAATATCCCCTCAATTTCGAGGCTGGATTCGTCTGGGAAAAACTCAAACCTTTAAAAATAAAGCCAATCTCCCCATAGTCCTGATGAACCAATTTTTTCGACTTTATAAAAAATTTAATTTTTTTCGTATGACCAATACTTTGTGGGGCGTGGATCGCACTTTTTGTATGAACCCTGATGAAATTCGTCAAACCATTGTTAGTCTCGGTGATGGATTGCACGAATTTATTTTTCATCCTCGTAAAATCCGCAATGATTTAGACACCGAATGTTTACTCGCTTTACGCTCCTGCTCCTTAGTTTAA
- a CDS encoding beta-ketoacyl-[acyl-carrier-protein] synthase family protein, which translates to MSKTKVVITGMGAVTPLGNDLSTTWTELIHGKSSQRPVTLFDVSQCRCQNACESQLPSPPINRKTISRLSRASRLAIPAAQEALSQAGLSSLSYLPISLSTTGGGMTFGETFLKKILTHQKGSLLGLVARYQPQQQLLDLQEQLNISGPSMIIANACASGANAIGHAYDMIRAGQTDYVLTGGVEALTELIFVGFDCLQATSTEVCRPFDKNRSGLILGEAAAFLVLESEAYAKKRGAKILAEIIGYGHSTDVHHLTQPAPQGHALFQAMQSACKSAKIDPQEIHYINAHGTGTSLNDSAETASFTHFFGETFAQIKMSSTKAQMGHTLGAAGAIEAIFAAKTLMHQKLPTQINLKNPIPEIASSLVTASDPFQPIHITMSVNLGFGGSNAALVFRRYVN; encoded by the coding sequence ATGTCCAAAACAAAAGTCGTAATCACTGGCATGGGAGCGGTCACGCCATTGGGGAATGATTTATCCACAACTTGGACAGAGTTAATTCATGGAAAAAGCTCACAACGACCCGTTACGCTTTTTGACGTTTCGCAATGTCGCTGCCAAAACGCTTGTGAATCTCAACTTCCCTCCCCACCCATCAATCGCAAGACAATATCTCGACTCTCTCGAGCTTCCCGCTTAGCCATTCCCGCTGCGCAAGAAGCCCTCTCACAAGCCGGCCTCTCTTCTCTTTCTTATCTGCCTATTAGTTTGAGCACTACAGGCGGTGGCATGACATTTGGAGAAACTTTTCTTAAAAAAATTTTAACCCATCAAAAAGGAAGTCTTTTAGGGCTCGTAGCTCGCTACCAACCTCAACAACAATTGCTGGATCTTCAGGAACAGCTTAATATCTCAGGGCCTTCCATGATCATAGCCAATGCCTGCGCCAGTGGCGCTAATGCCATTGGCCATGCTTATGATATGATTCGAGCCGGTCAAACGGACTATGTTTTAACAGGCGGGGTGGAAGCGCTAACGGAATTAATTTTTGTCGGTTTTGATTGTCTACAAGCCACTTCAACTGAGGTTTGTCGTCCATTCGACAAAAATCGTTCCGGCCTCATTTTGGGAGAAGCAGCAGCTTTTTTAGTTTTGGAATCCGAAGCTTACGCTAAAAAAAGAGGCGCTAAAATTTTAGCAGAAATAATCGGCTACGGTCACAGCACCGACGTCCATCATCTGACCCAACCTGCGCCTCAAGGGCATGCTCTCTTCCAAGCCATGCAAAGCGCTTGCAAATCTGCTAAAATTGATCCGCAAGAAATTCATTACATTAACGCTCATGGCACGGGCACATCTTTAAACGACTCCGCAGAAACTGCTTCTTTCACCCATTTTTTTGGTGAAACATTCGCTCAAATAAAAATGAGTTCCACCAAAGCCCAAATGGGTCATACCTTAGGCGCCGCAGGCGCTATAGAAGCTATTTTTGCTGCAAAAACTTTAATGCATCAAAAGCTACCAACTCAAATTAACTTAAAAAATCCTATTCCAGAAATCGCCTCGAGTTTAGTCACAGCCTCTGATCCCTTCCAACCCATTCATATCACCATGAGTGTTAATTTAGGATTTGGCGGTTCCAATGCTGCACTTGTTTTTCGACGTTATGTTAACTAA
- a CDS encoding acyl carrier protein — MLKNDLSSVQEQTPLFGPESLGLDSIDALQLTVALEKKYGVSIQDPNLAREIFQTLGTLRDWLRRQL; from the coding sequence ATGCTTAAAAATGATCTCTCTAGCGTTCAGGAGCAAACTCCGTTGTTTGGCCCAGAAAGTTTGGGGTTGGATTCCATTGACGCTTTACAATTAACCGTAGCGCTCGAAAAAAAATATGGCGTGTCCATCCAAGACCCTAATCTTGCGCGCGAAATTTTTCAAACCCTTGGCACTTTGCGCGATTGGTTAAGGCGACAACTCTGA
- a CDS encoding tryptophan 7-halogenase, translating into MAPASHTYDVVIIGGGPGGSTAGALLAQAGKKVLILEKETFPRFHVGESLIPYGNDILKELGVWEKIEKAGFMPKWGAEFCLGNGSKFQQFWFGNSLGECYAKTFQVDRSRFDKILLEHAESFGCEIQQKAQATRVEFHDDYVNLDYNDEKGSHHITSHWLIDASGRDSFLGKQLQLPKRETQSSKRIAIFAHFENVFRNEGKAAGHITIVRLANGWFWFIPLTETKTSVGYIQALNDFKENRLQPEESFQQIIQKEKELQMRLHQAKRVGEFHVTSDYSYRFISFAQPRALMIGDAAGFVDPIFSSGVMMALKSAQLAVKTLLKVDAKKSALSTASQQKYTHQVRHMMEVYVDMINAFYDQDAFEVFMHPTSRLQLLRAVLAVLGGHTDFSFAFWWRLKLFYFLGRLQRFFPLVPRLNFSRTATS; encoded by the coding sequence ATGGCTCCCGCTTCTCACACTTACGACGTCGTGATTATCGGCGGTGGTCCGGGGGGCAGTACGGCAGGTGCATTGCTTGCTCAAGCCGGGAAAAAAGTTCTCATCCTAGAAAAAGAAACGTTCCCACGATTTCATGTGGGCGAATCTTTAATTCCCTATGGCAATGATATTTTAAAAGAATTAGGAGTATGGGAAAAAATTGAAAAGGCTGGTTTCATGCCTAAGTGGGGAGCAGAATTTTGTTTAGGCAATGGATCGAAATTCCAACAGTTTTGGTTCGGTAATAGTTTGGGCGAATGTTATGCCAAAACCTTCCAAGTGGACCGGAGCCGATTTGACAAAATCCTATTGGAACATGCTGAAAGTTTCGGCTGCGAAATTCAACAAAAAGCCCAAGCAACGCGCGTAGAATTTCATGATGATTACGTTAATCTGGACTACAACGATGAAAAAGGCTCGCATCATATTACTTCTCATTGGCTAATTGACGCTTCAGGTCGCGATAGTTTTTTAGGCAAACAACTTCAACTCCCCAAACGAGAAACACAATCTTCCAAACGCATCGCTATTTTTGCCCATTTTGAAAATGTTTTCCGAAACGAAGGAAAAGCAGCAGGCCATATCACAATTGTTCGACTAGCTAACGGTTGGTTCTGGTTCATTCCTCTTACCGAAACCAAAACGTCGGTGGGTTATATTCAAGCGTTAAACGATTTCAAAGAAAACCGGTTGCAGCCCGAAGAAAGCTTTCAACAAATCATTCAAAAAGAAAAAGAGTTACAAATGCGTCTTCATCAAGCCAAACGCGTGGGCGAATTTCATGTTACCAGCGATTATAGTTACCGCTTTATTTCATTTGCTCAACCACGCGCGCTTATGATCGGTGACGCCGCCGGTTTTGTGGATCCTATTTTTTCTTCCGGCGTCATGATGGCATTAAAATCGGCCCAATTAGCAGTCAAAACGCTTTTAAAAGTTGATGCGAAAAAAAGCGCGTTATCGACCGCGTCGCAGCAAAAATATACCCATCAAGTTCGTCATATGATGGAAGTCTATGTTGATATGATTAATGCTTTTTACGATCAAGACGCATTCGAAGTTTTTATGCATCCTACTTCACGATTACAGCTCCTGCGAGCAGTTTTAGCCGTCTTAGGAGGGCACACTGATTTTTCATTTGCTTTTTGGTGGCGCTTGAAACTTTTTTATTTTTTGGGTCGTTTGCAACGATTTTTCCCTTTAGTTCCTCGTCTCAATTTTTCTCGAACTGCCACCTCTTGA